From Quadrisphaera sp. DSM 44207, the proteins below share one genomic window:
- a CDS encoding bifunctional diguanylate cyclase/phosphodiesterase yields the protein MAASSLRLWRTGRWSALTTPPAVATPRVIALCTGLMYVVGGLVACATTLVEGRPGRDEGVLRLIAVTGFAIGVAVLLSRGWRSRWADHASVLGGTAMVTWGVTVSGGGTSALGYAALYVLVVVDAFFFFSWPLALAHLLGVLLLGGAALASQSFVGPDALVMGGGTVVMCSAIVGWLVRATAAAEQDPLTGLVNRRGLERRLQEAIAHAERGGPGLAVALVDLDRFKSVNDAEGHGAGDRLLRSVGRGWAGCVPPGAVLGRWGGDEFALLLSGGTGAEAARVVDELRAQLPPGRTCSAGTAEWEAGDSASLLTARADAALYQVKRTGRGRTNEHASAVADGRAVRAGLERGEFEVHLQPVVDLAAGAEVVGAEALVRWRHPERGLVMPSEFLPQAELSGVVLDVGRWVLATSCRLAASWPLRADGTHRVVNVNASGRELEQPGYAAGVRQALAEAGLPPRALVLEITEGVLDLESPTVLACLAELRELGVRVAIDDFGTGFSSLSRLGRLDLDVLKVDRSFVAAIRRADGEAPLVAAILALARALEMDVVAEGVETSEQAEWLRRNGCRDAQGYLFSRPVPAAEFALLLEAQAGRSVETAGT from the coding sequence CACCGGCCGCTGGTCCGCGCTGACGACCCCTCCCGCCGTGGCCACGCCCCGCGTCATCGCCCTGTGCACGGGCCTGATGTACGTGGTCGGCGGCCTCGTGGCGTGCGCGACCACCCTCGTCGAGGGCCGCCCGGGCCGCGACGAGGGCGTGCTGCGCCTCATCGCCGTCACGGGGTTCGCCATCGGCGTCGCCGTCCTGCTCTCCCGGGGCTGGCGCTCGCGGTGGGCGGACCACGCCAGCGTGCTCGGCGGCACCGCCATGGTCACCTGGGGCGTCACGGTCTCCGGCGGCGGGACGTCGGCGCTCGGCTACGCCGCCCTCTACGTCCTCGTCGTCGTGGACGCGTTCTTCTTCTTCTCCTGGCCCCTGGCGCTCGCGCACCTGCTCGGCGTCCTGCTGCTCGGCGGCGCCGCCCTGGCGTCCCAGTCCTTCGTCGGGCCCGACGCGCTCGTCATGGGCGGCGGCACGGTCGTGATGTGCTCGGCCATCGTCGGGTGGCTCGTGCGGGCGACCGCGGCGGCCGAGCAGGACCCGCTGACCGGCCTCGTGAACCGCCGCGGCCTGGAGCGGCGCCTGCAGGAGGCGATCGCGCACGCCGAGCGCGGCGGGCCCGGCCTCGCCGTGGCGCTGGTGGACCTCGACCGGTTCAAGTCCGTCAACGACGCCGAGGGCCACGGCGCCGGCGACCGCCTGCTGCGCTCCGTGGGGCGCGGGTGGGCCGGGTGCGTGCCGCCCGGCGCCGTCCTCGGCCGCTGGGGCGGCGACGAGTTCGCCCTGCTGCTGTCCGGCGGCACGGGCGCGGAGGCCGCGCGCGTCGTGGACGAGCTGCGCGCCCAGCTGCCGCCGGGGCGCACCTGCTCGGCCGGCACCGCGGAGTGGGAGGCCGGGGACTCCGCCTCCCTGCTCACCGCGCGCGCCGACGCCGCGCTGTACCAGGTCAAGCGCACGGGGCGGGGCCGCACGAACGAGCACGCCAGCGCCGTCGCCGACGGGCGCGCGGTGCGCGCCGGCCTCGAGCGCGGCGAGTTCGAGGTGCACCTGCAGCCGGTCGTGGACCTCGCCGCCGGGGCCGAGGTCGTGGGCGCCGAGGCGCTCGTGCGCTGGCGCCACCCCGAGCGCGGCCTCGTGATGCCCTCGGAGTTCCTGCCCCAGGCGGAGCTGAGCGGCGTCGTCCTCGACGTCGGCCGCTGGGTGCTCGCCACCTCGTGCCGCCTCGCGGCGTCCTGGCCCCTGCGCGCGGACGGCACCCACCGCGTCGTCAACGTCAACGCCTCCGGCCGCGAGCTGGAGCAGCCGGGCTACGCCGCCGGGGTGCGCCAGGCCCTCGCCGAGGCCGGGCTGCCGCCGCGCGCCCTCGTCCTCGAGATCACCGAGGGCGTCCTGGACCTGGAGTCGCCCACCGTGCTGGCGTGCCTGGCGGAGCTGCGCGAGCTCGGGGTGCGCGTGGCCATCGACGACTTCGGCACCGGCTTCTCCAGCCTCTCGCGCCTGGGCCGCCTCGACCTCGACGTCCTGAAGGTCGACCGCTCCTTCGTCGCGGCCATCCGGCGCGCGGACGGCGAGGCGCCCCTGGTGGCCGCGATCCTCGCCCTGGCCCGCGCCCTGGAGATGGACGTCGTCGCCGAGGGCGTGGAGACGTCCGAGCAGGCGGAGTGGCTGCGCCGCAACGGCTGCCGGGACGCCCAGGGCTACCTGTTCTCCCGCCCCGTGCCCGCCGCGGAGTTCGCCCTCCTGCTCGAGGCTCAGGCCGGGCGGTCGGTGGAGACCGCCGGCACCTGA
- a CDS encoding DUF4032 domain-containing protein, which translates to MAPSLQITAATTDPAALALPDLPWQLPLEDWPAETLAALPRGISRHVVRFVRLSGRVLAVKEISESLARREYELLRLLKRLDVPCVSPVAVVSGRTTPGGAEMDPALVTQHLQFSLPYRALFSRSLQPDTARRLVDALAVLLVRLHLTGFFWGDVSLSNTLFRRDAGEFAAYLVDAETGELHDRLSDGQREYDLDVAFTNIAGELMDLQAGEYLDEDVDPVAVASHIVERYWSLWTELTELESFEQGERWRVQARIQRLNDLGFDVGELAISTDVGGAMVQIQPKVVDAGHHSRRLLRLTGLDVQQNQARRLLNDLDGYRAATDRQGEDEEIVAHDWLTSVFEPVVRVVPRELRRKLEPAEVFHEVLEHRWYRSEQLGRDVPLSEAVQSYVDGVLRHRPDEAAVLVTGTGQMTAVSPTGPLPVVPPAERAPQVPAVSTDRPA; encoded by the coding sequence ATGGCGCCGTCCCTGCAGATCACCGCAGCGACCACGGACCCGGCCGCGCTCGCGCTGCCGGACCTGCCGTGGCAGCTGCCCCTGGAGGACTGGCCCGCCGAGACCCTCGCCGCGCTGCCCCGGGGCATCTCCCGGCACGTCGTGCGCTTCGTGCGCCTGTCGGGGCGCGTGCTCGCCGTCAAGGAGATCAGCGAGTCCCTCGCCCGCCGCGAGTACGAGCTGCTGCGCCTCCTCAAGCGCCTGGACGTCCCCTGCGTGAGCCCGGTCGCCGTCGTCTCCGGGCGCACCACCCCGGGCGGCGCGGAGATGGACCCCGCCCTGGTCACCCAGCACCTGCAGTTCTCGCTGCCGTACCGGGCGCTGTTCAGCCGCTCGCTGCAGCCCGACACCGCCCGCCGGCTCGTCGACGCCCTCGCCGTGCTGCTGGTGCGCCTGCACCTGACGGGCTTCTTCTGGGGCGACGTGTCGCTGTCGAACACCCTCTTCCGCCGCGACGCCGGCGAGTTCGCGGCGTACCTCGTCGACGCCGAGACCGGGGAGCTGCACGACCGGCTCTCGGACGGCCAGCGCGAGTACGACCTCGACGTCGCGTTCACGAACATCGCCGGCGAGCTGATGGACCTGCAGGCCGGCGAGTACCTCGACGAGGACGTCGACCCGGTGGCCGTCGCCTCCCACATCGTCGAGCGCTACTGGTCGCTGTGGACGGAGCTGACCGAGCTGGAGTCCTTCGAGCAGGGTGAGCGCTGGCGCGTGCAGGCGCGCATCCAGCGCCTGAACGACCTCGGCTTCGACGTCGGGGAGCTGGCGATCAGCACCGACGTCGGCGGCGCGATGGTGCAGATCCAGCCGAAGGTCGTCGACGCCGGGCACCACTCGCGGCGGCTGCTGCGCCTGACGGGCCTGGACGTGCAGCAGAACCAGGCGCGGCGCCTGCTCAACGACCTCGACGGCTACCGGGCCGCGACCGACCGCCAGGGCGAGGACGAGGAGATCGTCGCCCACGACTGGCTGACCAGCGTCTTCGAGCCGGTGGTGCGGGTGGTGCCGCGCGAGCTGCGGCGCAAGCTGGAGCCCGCGGAGGTCTTCCACGAGGTCCTCGAGCACCGGTGGTACCGCTCGGAGCAGCTGGGCCGCGACGTGCCGCTCTCGGAGGCGGTGCAGAGCTACGTCGATGGGGTGCTGCGCCACCGCCCCGACGAGGCGGCCGTGCTCGTGACCGGCACGGGCCAGATGACCGCGGTCTCCCCCACCGGCCCGCTGCCGGTGGTCCCGCCCGCCGAGCGCGCCCCTCAGGTGCCGGCGGTCTCCACCGACCGCCCGGCCTGA
- a CDS encoding ABC transporter ATP-binding protein, translated as MATVTFDHASRVYPGADRPAVDALDLDIADGEFLVLVGPSGCGKSTSLRMLAGLEDVNSGRILIGDRDVTDVQPKDRDIAMVFQNYALYPHMTVADNMGFALKIAGVKKDEIRTRVQEAAKILDLEQYLDRKPKALSGGQRQRVAMGRAIVRQPQVFLMDEPLSNLDAKLRVQTRTQIAQLQRRLGVTTVYVTHDQVEAMTMGDRVAVLKDGVLQQVDTPRHMYDRPANVFVAGFIGSPAMNLLELPVADGGVQFGSAILPVTRTALSEARADRRVTVGVRPEDLELASTGLPVEVDVVEELGADAYIYGRAKFSGGDEKQIIARVDGRRPPEKGAVVNLTPKQGHTHLFDTQDGHRIEA; from the coding sequence ATGGCCACCGTCACCTTCGACCACGCCTCGCGCGTGTACCCCGGGGCGGACCGCCCCGCCGTGGACGCGCTGGACCTCGACATCGCCGACGGCGAGTTCCTCGTCCTCGTCGGCCCCTCCGGCTGCGGCAAGTCCACGTCGCTGCGCATGCTCGCCGGCCTCGAGGACGTCAACTCCGGCCGCATCCTCATCGGCGACCGCGACGTCACCGACGTCCAGCCGAAGGACCGGGACATCGCCATGGTGTTCCAGAACTACGCGCTGTACCCGCACATGACCGTGGCCGACAACATGGGCTTCGCCCTGAAGATCGCCGGCGTGAAGAAGGACGAGATCCGCACCCGCGTGCAGGAGGCGGCCAAGATCCTCGACCTCGAGCAGTACCTGGACCGCAAGCCGAAGGCCCTCTCCGGCGGCCAGCGCCAGCGCGTGGCCATGGGCCGCGCCATCGTGCGCCAGCCCCAGGTGTTCCTCATGGACGAGCCGCTGTCCAACCTGGACGCGAAGCTGCGCGTGCAGACCCGCACGCAGATCGCCCAGCTGCAGCGCCGCCTCGGCGTCACCACGGTGTACGTCACCCACGACCAGGTCGAGGCCATGACCATGGGCGACCGGGTCGCGGTGCTCAAGGACGGCGTGCTGCAGCAGGTCGACACCCCGCGGCACATGTACGACCGGCCGGCGAACGTGTTCGTCGCGGGCTTCATCGGCTCCCCGGCGATGAACCTGCTCGAGCTGCCCGTCGCCGACGGCGGCGTGCAGTTCGGCTCCGCGATCCTCCCCGTGACCCGCACCGCCCTGTCCGAGGCCCGCGCGGACCGCCGGGTCACCGTGGGCGTGCGCCCGGAGGACCTCGAGCTCGCCTCCACCGGCCTGCCGGTCGAGGTCGACGTCGTCGAGGAGCTCGGCGCGGACGCCTACATCTACGGGCGGGCGAAGTTCTCCGGCGGCGACGAGAAGCAGATCATCGCCCGCGTCGACGGCCGCCGTCCTCCGGAGAAGGGCGCCGTGGTGAACCTGACCCCCAAGCAGGGCCACACGCACCTGTTCGACACCCAGGACGGCCACCGCATCGAGGCCTGA
- the otsB gene encoding trehalose-phosphatase — protein MTAPALDPSLLTALEAFAARSPVLVALDFDGVLAPIVAQPGDARPLPASAAAVAGLAAADGVTVALVSGRSLESLRAVADPPPSAVLVASHGAEVAGAVLELSAEQEALLAQVVEGLGAVVAAHEGTALERKPAGAVLHTRRASPDVAAEATAAALTGPATLPGVRAMRGKEVVELSVVDADKGSAVAALRSRLGVDAALFAGDDVTDEDAFAVLDTAAGDVPVKVGPGETAAPYRVPDPEAVAVLLQHLLSRRA, from the coding sequence GTGACCGCGCCGGCGCTCGACCCGTCGCTGCTCACCGCGCTGGAGGCCTTCGCCGCCCGCTCCCCCGTGCTCGTCGCCCTCGACTTCGACGGCGTCCTGGCGCCCATCGTGGCCCAGCCGGGCGACGCGCGGCCGCTGCCGGCCTCCGCCGCCGCGGTGGCCGGTCTGGCCGCGGCGGACGGCGTCACGGTGGCCCTGGTCAGCGGCCGCTCGCTGGAGAGCCTGCGGGCGGTCGCCGACCCGCCGCCGTCCGCGGTGCTCGTCGCCAGCCACGGCGCGGAGGTCGCCGGCGCGGTGCTGGAGCTGAGCGCCGAGCAGGAGGCCCTGCTCGCGCAGGTCGTCGAGGGGCTGGGGGCGGTCGTCGCGGCCCACGAGGGCACCGCGCTCGAGCGCAAGCCCGCCGGCGCGGTCCTGCACACCCGGCGCGCCAGCCCGGACGTCGCGGCGGAGGCGACCGCGGCGGCCCTGACGGGGCCGGCGACGCTGCCCGGGGTGCGCGCGATGCGGGGCAAGGAGGTCGTGGAGCTGTCGGTGGTCGACGCCGACAAGGGCAGCGCGGTCGCCGCCCTGCGCTCCCGCCTCGGCGTCGACGCCGCCCTGTTCGCCGGGGACGACGTCACGGACGAGGACGCCTTCGCCGTCCTCGACACCGCCGCGGGCGACGTGCCGGTCAAGGTCGGCCCGGGCGAGACCGCTGCGCCGTACCGCGTGCCCGACCCCGAGGCGGTCGCCGTCCTGCTGCAGCACCTGCTCTCCCGCCGGGCCTGA
- a CDS encoding trehalose-6-phosphate synthase, which yields MPRAGYDFVVVANRLPVDRVVDADGTTTWRTSPGGLVTALEPVMREADGAWVGWSGDAGEAPEPFDQGGMHLVAVPLSKKEVARYYEGFSNGTLWPLYHDVIAQPEYHREWWEAYVKVNDRFADAAAEQASQGATVWVQDYQLQLVPAMLRERRPDLRIGFFNHIPFPPYELFAQLPWRRQVVEGLLGADLLGFQRMSDANNFLRACRRALGLSSRVQQVSVPSPDGGSRTVRATAFPISIDSRAVDEMARSPRVQSRVAELRFELGAPRRLALGVDRLDYTKGITHRLKAWGELLADGRIDPEDTVLVQVATPSRERVESYRQLRDEIELTVGRINGDHGSLGHPAVHYLHHNQPRDEMEALYQAADVMLVTSLRDGMNLVAKEYVASRFDEGGVLVLSEFTGAADELTQALSVNPHDIDGLKDAIARALEMPPREQSRRMRALRRRVMEHDVAAWAAAFLKALQDPPAVTAATAATATAATAGTATAEGS from the coding sequence GTGCCGCGAGCGGGCTACGACTTCGTCGTGGTGGCCAACAGGCTGCCCGTGGACAGGGTCGTCGACGCCGACGGCACCACCACCTGGCGCACGTCGCCCGGCGGCCTGGTGACCGCCCTCGAACCCGTGATGCGCGAGGCCGACGGCGCGTGGGTGGGCTGGTCCGGGGACGCCGGGGAGGCGCCCGAGCCCTTCGACCAGGGCGGCATGCACCTGGTGGCGGTGCCGCTGTCGAAGAAGGAGGTCGCCCGCTACTACGAGGGGTTCTCCAACGGCACCCTGTGGCCGCTGTACCACGACGTGATCGCCCAGCCGGAGTACCACCGCGAGTGGTGGGAGGCCTACGTCAAGGTCAACGACCGCTTCGCGGACGCCGCGGCCGAGCAGGCGTCGCAGGGGGCGACGGTGTGGGTGCAGGACTACCAGCTGCAGCTGGTGCCGGCGATGCTTCGCGAGCGCCGTCCCGACCTGCGGATCGGCTTCTTCAACCACATCCCGTTCCCGCCCTACGAGCTGTTCGCCCAGCTGCCCTGGCGGCGGCAGGTGGTCGAGGGCCTGCTCGGCGCCGACCTGCTCGGGTTCCAGCGCATGTCGGACGCCAACAACTTCCTGCGCGCCTGCCGGCGGGCCCTGGGTCTGAGCAGCCGCGTCCAGCAGGTGAGCGTGCCCTCCCCCGACGGCGGCAGCCGCACCGTGCGCGCGACGGCCTTCCCGATCTCCATCGACTCCCGGGCCGTCGACGAGATGGCGCGCTCGCCGCGGGTGCAGTCGCGCGTGGCCGAGCTGCGCTTCGAGCTGGGCGCTCCCCGCCGCCTGGCGCTCGGCGTCGACCGCCTGGACTACACCAAGGGCATCACCCACCGCCTGAAGGCGTGGGGGGAGCTGCTGGCCGACGGGCGGATCGACCCCGAGGACACCGTGCTCGTGCAGGTGGCCACGCCCAGCCGGGAGCGGGTGGAGAGCTACCGCCAGCTGCGCGACGAGATCGAGCTGACGGTGGGCCGCATCAACGGCGACCACGGCTCCCTGGGGCACCCGGCCGTGCACTACCTGCACCACAACCAGCCGCGCGACGAGATGGAGGCGCTCTACCAGGCCGCCGACGTCATGCTCGTCACGTCCCTGCGCGACGGCATGAACCTCGTGGCCAAGGAGTACGTGGCCTCGCGCTTCGACGAGGGCGGGGTGCTGGTGCTCAGCGAGTTCACCGGCGCCGCCGACGAGCTCACCCAGGCGCTGAGCGTCAACCCCCACGACATCGACGGCCTCAAGGACGCGATCGCGCGGGCCCTGGAGATGCCGCCGCGCGAGCAGTCGCGCCGCATGCGGGCGCTGCGCCGCCGCGTGATGGAGCACGACGTCGCCGCCTGGGCGGCGGCGTTCCTGAAGGCGCTGCAGGACCCGCCGGCCGTGACGGCGGCCACAGCGGCGACAGCGACAGCGGCGACGGCGGGGACAGCGACGGCGGAGGGGTCGTGA
- a CDS encoding serine/threonine-protein kinase produces MHGASPSRLGPYRLLHVIGGGGMGVVHLAVDPQGRAVAVKVLRPHVAADPSARHRLAREVDTLRRVRSPHVAEVLDADPDAEPPYLVTQFVPAPPLDAHVEAVGPLAGADLARLGLGLGDALAAIHDAGVVHRDLKPGNVLVSDGDPVVIDFGIAQIADDVRLTSTGLVMGTPGYLSPEVLDGGAVTVSADWWGWAAVLAFAATGRPPFGTGPAEAVLSRVRRGEADLDGVPAPLAPVLAAALRPDPADRPTPRRLREAVQALPAAVPASSVPASSAPAASERAHPDEEDRTRVVAVPAGAAGAVTTPLLRGGAGWDERDDPDATTQVPASTAPLAAGSGAGAAGAAATRPVPAATQPVATGAPSPAAATTQLPAGTAGAPAQAAVPAPPPAPAVPWGPGPYAGHPVPGGYGAPAWPHEQGALAPPARRSGTLAALLLALVVSAAVAPLTTAILAALLGVAARTVDRVAGAAARRRFERGPRRSDGALTALGVPGHLLAALLTSVPALLLPALVGVSVAALVGWAVDPATAVAPGQSLPLAAGAAAAVLTAWWGPGSASLRSGSRRIVRAVAPGPVGAQVAVAVLVLVALAAVLVVLGNQGQPDWSPLPASPLPAGAALGSFPT; encoded by the coding sequence ATGCACGGCGCAAGCCCCTCGCGGCTGGGCCCGTACCGGCTGCTGCACGTCATCGGCGGCGGTGGCATGGGCGTCGTCCACCTGGCGGTGGACCCGCAGGGGCGCGCCGTGGCCGTCAAGGTGCTGCGGCCCCACGTGGCCGCCGACCCCAGCGCGCGGCACCGCCTGGCGCGCGAGGTCGACACCCTGCGCCGGGTGCGCTCGCCGCACGTCGCTGAGGTGCTGGACGCCGACCCGGACGCCGAGCCGCCCTACCTCGTCACCCAGTTCGTGCCCGCGCCGCCGCTGGACGCGCACGTGGAGGCCGTCGGGCCGCTGGCCGGGGCGGACCTCGCGCGCCTCGGCCTGGGCCTCGGGGACGCCCTGGCCGCGATCCACGACGCGGGCGTGGTGCACCGCGACCTCAAGCCCGGCAACGTCCTCGTCTCCGACGGCGACCCCGTCGTCATCGACTTCGGCATCGCCCAGATCGCGGACGACGTCCGGCTGACCAGCACCGGGCTCGTCATGGGCACCCCCGGCTACCTCTCGCCCGAGGTGCTGGACGGCGGTGCGGTGACCGTCTCGGCCGACTGGTGGGGCTGGGCCGCCGTGCTGGCCTTCGCGGCCACGGGGCGCCCGCCGTTCGGCACCGGGCCGGCCGAGGCCGTGCTCAGCCGGGTGCGGCGCGGCGAGGCCGACCTGGACGGCGTGCCCGCACCGCTCGCGCCCGTGCTCGCGGCGGCCCTGCGTCCGGACCCCGCCGACCGCCCGACGCCGCGGCGCCTGCGCGAGGCGGTGCAGGCGCTGCCCGCCGCCGTGCCCGCGTCGTCCGTGCCCGCGTCGTCCGCGCCCGCGGCGTCCGAGCGCGCCCACCCGGACGAGGAGGACCGCACCCGGGTCGTCGCGGTGCCGGCGGGCGCAGCGGGTGCGGTGACGACACCGCTGCTGCGCGGCGGCGCCGGGTGGGACGAGCGCGACGACCCGGACGCCACCACGCAGGTCCCGGCGTCGACGGCGCCGCTGGCGGCGGGCTCCGGCGCGGGGGCCGCCGGTGCCGCGGCCACCCGGCCGGTGCCCGCGGCGACGCAGCCGGTGGCGACCGGCGCGCCGTCCCCGGCGGCGGCCACGACGCAGCTGCCGGCGGGGACGGCCGGTGCCCCCGCGCAGGCCGCCGTCCCCGCGCCGCCGCCGGCGCCCGCGGTGCCCTGGGGCCCCGGCCCGTACGCGGGCCACCCGGTGCCCGGCGGCTACGGCGCGCCGGCGTGGCCGCACGAGCAGGGCGCGCTCGCGCCGCCGGCCCGGCGCAGCGGCACCCTCGCGGCGCTGCTGCTGGCCCTGGTCGTGAGCGCGGCGGTCGCGCCCCTCACGACGGCGATCCTCGCCGCGCTCCTCGGGGTGGCGGCCCGCACCGTCGACCGCGTCGCCGGGGCCGCTGCCCGCCGCCGCTTCGAGCGGGGGCCGCGCCGCTCCGACGGCGCGCTGACCGCCCTGGGCGTCCCCGGGCACCTGCTCGCCGCGCTCCTGACGTCGGTGCCGGCGCTGCTCCTGCCCGCGCTCGTGGGCGTCAGCGTCGCGGCGCTCGTCGGCTGGGCCGTCGACCCGGCCACGGCGGTCGCGCCCGGCCAGTCCCTGCCGCTGGCCGCCGGCGCCGCGGCCGCCGTCCTGACCGCGTGGTGGGGCCCCGGGTCCGCCTCGCTGCGCTCGGGGTCGCGCCGGATCGTGCGCGCGGTGGCGCCCGGGCCCGTCGGCGCGCAGGTCGCCGTCGCCGTCCTGGTGCTCGTCGCGCTCGCGGCGGTGCTCGTCGTGCTCGGCAACCAGGGACAGCCGGACTGGAGCCCGCTGCCGGCCTCGCCGCTGCCCGCGGGAGCGGCGCTGGGGTCGTTCCCGACCTGA
- a CDS encoding copper resistance CopC family protein, translated as MTVGPRARAALLALLTALLLPVGLVATAGAASAHTRLVATDPADGARLDAPAGAITLTFNQSVIALGTEVAVAGPGGPVAVTDLSVDGETVTARLDTSGPAGEHTVTWRATSADGHPVSGEFGYTVATAPEPSTAPSTAPSTAPSTVPSEDPSAGAAAAPSASSPPAPSSGADTDAEAAMATEPAPASGGSVPVVAWFVVAAVVLVAAGGILTRARRHP; from the coding sequence ATGACCGTCGGACCTCGTGCACGCGCCGCCCTGCTGGCGCTGCTGACAGCGCTGCTCCTGCCGGTGGGGCTGGTCGCCACCGCCGGTGCCGCGAGCGCGCACACCCGGCTCGTCGCCACCGACCCCGCGGACGGCGCTCGGCTCGACGCCCCGGCCGGCGCGATCACCCTGACGTTCAACCAGTCCGTGATCGCGCTCGGCACCGAGGTGGCGGTCGCCGGCCCCGGGGGGCCGGTCGCGGTGACGGACCTGTCGGTGGACGGCGAGACGGTCACCGCGCGCCTCGACACGAGCGGGCCGGCGGGGGAGCACACCGTGACCTGGCGCGCGACGTCCGCGGACGGGCACCCGGTCTCGGGGGAGTTCGGCTACACCGTGGCCACGGCGCCCGAGCCGAGCACCGCACCGAGCACCGCACCGAGCACCGCACCGAGCACCGTGCCGAGCGAGGACCCGTCCGCCGGGGCCGCTGCGGCGCCGTCCGCGTCGTCCCCGCCGGCGCCGTCCTCCGGGGCGGACACCGACGCCGAGGCGGCGATGGCGACGGAACCGGCCCCGGCGTCGGGCGGCTCCGTGCCCGTGGTCGCGTGGTTCGTCGTCGCCGCGGTGGTGCTCGTGGCCGCCGGTGGCATCCTCACCCGGGCGCGGCGCCACCCCTGA
- a CDS encoding alpha/beta fold hydrolase yields MAARDTTGRVGRLVLVGAVGPEPAEPPAAPPPGRGPSPAALALLQHYTGPTMWDASLLHRLAAVRVPVLVVWGERDPVVPPAYGRAYADAFADARFTVVPGARHLPTSEAPAATFAVIDPFLGASAHG; encoded by the coding sequence ATGGCCGCGCGGGACACCACCGGTCGCGTCGGCCGCCTGGTGCTGGTGGGAGCCGTCGGCCCCGAGCCCGCCGAGCCGCCCGCCGCGCCCCCTCCCGGTCGCGGCCCGTCGCCGGCGGCCCTCGCCCTGCTGCAGCACTACACCGGCCCGACGATGTGGGACGCCTCCCTGCTCCACCGCCTGGCGGCCGTCCGCGTTCCCGTGCTGGTCGTCTGGGGCGAGCGGGATCCCGTCGTCCCGCCTGCCTACGGGCGCGCCTACGCCGACGCCTTCGCCGACGCCCGCTTCACCGTCGTCCCGGGGGCCAGGCACCTGCCCACCAGCGAGGCCCCCGCGGCCACCTTCGCCGTCATCGACCCCTTCCTCGGCGCCAGCGCCCACGGGTGA
- a CDS encoding ABC transporter permease subunit, whose protein sequence is MTTTLVPVTTTDGGGRAPQRPGSAHPAHPAHPSHSERPERPERPERPERRGAGLPRAVLSEWTKTRSLRSTWMALALAVAVSLGLAAAIGSDLGSDGGGFGGDDADFGDTFGGDSVRAVLAGTRLAGLVLGVLGVLQMSGEYATGTITASLTAVPRRWPVLLAKAVVLVAVVAPVALGLSAGALWVGSLVVEGGLAFSWGAVLGNAGYLMAVALLGLGLAAMARSTAMSITALVAIAFVIPPILPLLPWSWVETAADYFPSAAGDSLTSTVPGAAAISDAAAAGTLAAWALVPLVAGVVMLTRRDA, encoded by the coding sequence ATGACCACCACCCTGGTCCCCGTGACCACCACCGACGGCGGCGGACGCGCGCCGCAGCGCCCCGGCAGCGCCCACCCCGCCCACCCCGCCCACCCCTCGCACTCCGAGCGGCCGGAGCGGCCGGAGCGGCCCGAGCGGCCCGAGCGGCGCGGCGCCGGCCTGCCCCGCGCGGTGCTCTCGGAGTGGACCAAGACGCGCTCCCTGCGCTCGACCTGGATGGCCCTGGCCCTCGCGGTGGCCGTCAGCCTGGGCCTGGCCGCCGCGATCGGCTCCGACCTCGGCAGCGACGGCGGCGGCTTCGGCGGGGACGACGCCGACTTCGGCGACACCTTCGGCGGGGACTCCGTGCGCGCGGTGCTGGCCGGCACGAGGCTGGCCGGCCTCGTGCTCGGGGTGCTCGGTGTGCTGCAGATGTCCGGGGAGTACGCCACCGGCACGATCACGGCCAGCCTGACCGCGGTGCCGCGACGGTGGCCGGTGCTGCTGGCCAAGGCCGTCGTGCTCGTGGCGGTGGTCGCACCGGTGGCCCTGGGGCTGTCGGCCGGGGCCCTGTGGGTCGGGTCCCTCGTCGTCGAGGGGGGCCTGGCGTTCTCCTGGGGCGCGGTCCTGGGCAACGCCGGGTACCTGATGGCGGTCGCGCTGCTCGGGCTGGGGCTGGCCGCGATGGCGCGCAGCACGGCGATGAGCATCACGGCGCTCGTCGCCATCGCCTTCGTGATCCCCCCGATCCTGCCCCTGCTGCCGTGGAGCTGGGTGGAGACGGCCGCGGACTACTTCCCCAGCGCCGCCGGGGACTCGCTGACCTCGACGGTGCCCGGTGCCGCCGCCATCTCCGACGCCGCCGCGGCCGGGACGCTGGCCGCCTGGGCCCTCGTCCCCCTCGTCGCGGGCGTGGTGATGCTGACCAGGCGGGACGCCTGA